The Dromaius novaehollandiae isolate bDroNov1 chromosome 4, bDroNov1.hap1, whole genome shotgun sequence genome contains the following window.
CCGAAGCCCCGAAGGCAAAGCTGAGCCTGCGGCTTGGGCTCTGCTCCCGGAGCGGACGGGTGCCACTGTGCAGCCGGGCACCACGGCGCTGGGGGGGAACCACGGGGTGCACGGGGCAACCgcagggtgcatggggggggggaaccgtggggtgcaggggggggaaCTGTGGGGTACAGGGGGGGGAAAACACAGGGTGCACGAGGGGGGAACTGCAGAGGTGCACAGAGAGGGACCATGGGGTGCACAGGGTAGGGGACAGGGGACCCGCAGGGGGCACAGGGAGGAACCGCGGGGGACACCATGGCATGCACAGGGAGAACCGCGGGGGGCACgtgccctgggagcagcccccgagcccccccgtgCCTCTCGGGGAGgatggggaaagaaaacaaagctgaaagcagcagcagcaccagcagcagaggGGCGACCAGGTGCCTTTTGGCACCCGCCCAGGCCACGGCGGGGCTCCCGACAAAGGATGCGCCGGCATTTCGGGAGCCTTTCCCACGCTTTGGGGACTGCGCACGAACCCGGCGGGCACAGCACCGTGCCAGCGCCCACCCAGGCTCCTGTCCCAAGCGAGCCACGAAGCAGCACGGGAGTCTTCTGGCAGGGGAGGTGACTGGGCCCGCTCGGCTTTGCTCCGGCGCAAGGCAGAGGTGAGCTGGCTCCTTGGCAAACCCCCCCGGCTTGGCgctgggggaggaagaggaggcaagcGGCAGAAGCGCGGTGCCCGGACCTCACTGGGAGCTCCATGTCATCCGTGAAGCAGCAGCGCTCAGGGTCCTGCCAacacctgggggctgggggggattttttcttcttcttttttcctttctaacttCAAGCTCCGAGCCGGGGCGCCAGGAAGGCGGCGGGCGGCGTGGCGGGGGCTAGTCGAAGCCGTGCCAGTCGCTCTGCTCCGAGTCGTACTCCAGCTCGGCGCCGATGCAGCGCACCCCGTCCAGGAGCATCGGCGTGCCGTGGTGCCGGTCTGTGGGGCAGGAGCGGCACCGTGGGCACAAGGAGCCCGGGCACCGCTGCCCCACAGCGCCCCGCGCCACGGGGGCGGGCGGCATCCAGCTGCAGACACAGCTGGCGGGACCGAGACGTCCCTAAGCCGCGGTGGGCTGCAGCTGCAAACGGGATGCCTTCGGCAAGGAGCCGGGCCGTAACCTCCCGCCAGGGAGGAATGCCACCCTCCCGGGACAAGGGGAAGCGGCACCGGGCTCCCGGGGGCCGTGGGAACCCGCTTCCCGGCCCAGCAGCACCGGCTGCAGCTCCAGCACCTGCCGTGGCCCCGGCCTCGTCCCCTCGAGGACATCAGCTGCCCCCTGCCACCACGGAGGCTTTTTTGGGGTGCAAGTCGCGTGGGTTGGGCAACATCCCAGCACTGTCCCCGGGGGGGACaacagccccagcagcagccggtaCCGGGAGAAGAGGAGGGTGGTGCAAAGGAGGGGCAGAGGACGGAGCGTGGTGCAGAGGGAGGCGGCAGGGAGCATGGGGCATGTGACGGCTCTCCGGCCACGAGCACGGCGAAAAGCAGCAGGTTTCCGAGCCGGTGGCGATGCCCCACCATTAAGGTTGCGCTGGGGAGGAATCGCCACCTCCAGCCCAGGCGATGCCCCGAGGACCGAGAAGCCCAGGGGCCACTCAGACAGAGATGCCGGGGCTGCAGCCACAGGGACGGGTCTCtacggccccggccggcggcggagAGGGCACGGAAGCATGCAGAGAGACCCTccggccccttcctcccccctagACTTGGCCCCCAGCCCGTAGGACACCAGGGACACTGCTGCATGGGCAAGAAACTCAGCTGCAGAGAGACCGGCCAGGACAGACGCCCACGGGCCGGGGTGGACGGACCCCCCGCCCCGTCACCCACCCCGTCACCGGGACCTACCCATGACGCGGGCCTGGACCACGACCCTGACGCAGGCGCCGTCGTCGGTCTCGCTGGCGAGCATCATCTCCTCCTTCAGCACGCCCTCCTTGTGCGCCGTGTACTCGCACTTCACGCTGTAGCCTGCGCGGGGACGGAGAGCGGCGCtgggagccgggcccgggggcgaGGGCCGCGGTCCCCCCCCCACCGCAccccctccccgctccctgcctcagtttccccacctgtaaAACAGAGAGGAGGAGGCTGAGCCCTGGCAAAACTCAAAACATGCAAAGGCAGAGGTGGTGGAGGGTGCCAGACCCTGCTGGTGCCTGCCGAGCCGGTCCGGGCAGTGCCCTGACGGTGCTGAGCATCCCTAACGCCCCCGAGCATCCCCAAACACCCCCGAGCATCCAGGCTTTGCACGGCTGGACGCGGAGGAGGCAACTGGGGAGCCGAAAACCAACATGCAGCTCGTGCACGGCCCCGACACCCCCGGGCAGGGCGAGCGGGGGCCGGGTTCGCtggggccggcagcgcccgcagccccgtGCCGTCTCCCGGGGCAGCCGCCCATTCAGAGCCTGCAAAAAGACGCATCTGTCAGAGCCGGGGGATGTAATTTCCTTCAGttccaggggaagaaaaaaaaatgcaatatagaAATAAAGGGGAGGCGGAAAAATAAATCACTCTGGcctttcagctgaagaaaagcattAGTCAAACCTCGGCGGCACGGGGACGCGCGCTCGCCGTGAGTAAGCACTGCACGTGGAGGAGCAGCGCTCGCATGCACGTGCGGGCTGGGGGAGTTTCAATAGCAATAAAAGCACGAAAAAAAACATCCACTGAGCATTAATTTGCAGCGCGAAGCTCAGGCCCCCCGAGCGGTTACAGCAGCAGCGTCAGCGCTGCAAGGTTTGGCCTCAGGGCTCGGAAACGCTGACCTGTGCaaggggggacgggacgggacggaaaagcaggaggatgaggaggggaaGGGGCTCGGGGACGGCTCTGATGCTCCACGGCGGACGACACGCAGCCCTCCACGCAAAATCCAGCACGCATGCCAACCCCAGTGCACGCAGAACCCACACACATGCAAACCCCAGCACCCACGCACAAAACGGTGCCTGGGCAGACACCAGCGCACGTGCAAACCCCAGCACCCGCAGATCCTGGCCGCTGGATGCATGCAGTGTCGGGTGCAAGGAGCCCCAGGACCGGACCGGCACCGCGGAAGGGTTTCGGGCAGCCCGCGGCAGAGCACTGCACCACGCCGGGGCAAAGGACGCGGCTTTTCCCCTCCAGCCATCGAGGGAAACGGGGCTGAGAGCAAAGCTGCCTGCTCCGGCGGCGAGCCAGGCTCACACGCCCCACGACGGACACGCTGCCGCTTGCCTGCAAGCATAAACGAGCTTAAAACAGGATTTCTTCCCAGATTTGGGCCAGAAAGCAGCCGAActgcaaaggggagagggaggcggTGGGCACCCCAGCAAAAGCCTCGGCATAGGGCCAGAAAACAAGTTTCCTTTCTGCTCGAATCCatgccaaaaaaacaaaaagtgaagcgcggttgctctccccagctgcagcagctgtgacAGCACCGTCGGCGGCCGGGATgcagcggagcctccccggcACGCGGACGGGGACCTCTTACCTTCGGACACCGGGGCGACGCTGACGACTTTCAGGTTGAGGTTGGGAAGGGGGATGGCGCAGACGTCCTTCCCCAGCCGCTGCACCGGGGGCAGCACAAAGGTGATTTCGTACTTGTGCAGGATCTTCAGGAACCCCACCTGCGAGGGCGGCAAGGACCAACGTCACCCCGCTCCTCGCCCCGCGCAAGCGGAATGAAAACACCTATTCGCACTgtacaaaagcagcaaaaataacgATTTCCAGGCTCCATCAGGAGCCGATTCCTGCTGCGGGCACAGCCCAAGGCGGGCACCAGCCCACCTCGGTgcttgtattttgtgtgtgtctgcacacgtgtgcatggatatatatataaatatatgcgtGGCTTGCattttttgatatatatatatatacatatatatgcgcAAGGCATGTGGCTTGCACAACAGCGTTCCTCCCCACGCGCAGCTCCAAGACATCGCTGCAATACAGAAACCAATGCACAGTAACGACAAAGCCCAGCTTTGGACAATTTTAGGCCAGGGAAAGATCTATGGTTATCAGCccaaaaaagacttttttatcCCTATCAGGAAGGATGCAAAGCTCTCCTCCTGCCGCGGGGAGCAGCTGTGCACACCGCGTTTCGCGGGCTGGAGAAACAACAGCCGTAAGCGACAAGTCAGCAATCGCTCAGCAATTCACAGCAATTTTGAGGGCAATAACCCGTCACCCGCCCTGTACAAATAACTGACTCAGAGCTCCAAAGGGCACTGCAGGCTGCTCTGCTTCGCGCAGCGCCAAGGCGACGGGGCTTTGCCCCCAGGGAGGGAGCCCCGAAGGAAAAGCGCGGGGATCCCCCTCCACGGCCGCCCTCGGTGCCGGCGGCGAGGGGATGCTCTTTGCAAGCAGGGTTTGCAGAGAAGGGCAGCAGaaagccgccgccgcgccgcgagcCCTccccagggaggggaagggaaaggagcaTCAGCCCGGCTGCAAAACGCTTCCAGAGCGCTTCCAGGCAGGGGAAAGTTCCCGAGAGCTggggcagccccttcccaaacCCACGGCCGGAGCATCCCGCAGCAGCCGAGGAGCATCCCACGCTGGACTGTTTTGGACCCAGGCTGACTTCTTCCCTGCAGGTAGGGAGCCACGAGTGAGCAAAGCTGCAAGCTTTCGGCTTCAAGTCACCCTACGCTGCAAGAACAGCAAGGgaccccctctctccccccatccCTGCACTGTCCAAGGAGGGAGCAGCGGAGACCTCCCTGCATGGGCTCCGATGCTCCCGAGACCAGGATGGCTCCCAGCTCCCGGCAGCTCCGCGGAGCCGCCAGCACGGGGCACCCAGCCAGGATGCCGAGGGAAATCGTGGCCAAATGCGAAGCGTTATTAAACACAAACCACGGTGCCCATCAcctccgcccggccccgggctggctcGGGAGCCGCTGTCAAATCCACGCCGACATTAAAGCCCTCATGAGATGCGGGGAGGGATCTCAGCTGATTCAACACATCTATTATTCACAGCCGTCGCGAGCGCACTTCTGGGAAGAGCTGCCATGAGCCCACGGACGCTCCCGTTAACCCCCTTTTCCTTGGGCACCGAGCACAGATAAGCCACGGGACTCCTGTTTGCAAACAGCCCCCGTAGCACAGTGAATCCTGCAAAACCGAGCGCCAGAGCTGGCTGCTCGGCAGCAGCTGCCGCGCTCCGTCCATCCCGAGCCGGCACAGCCTCCCAGGATGGGGCATCCACAAACAGCCCCTTTCCACCACGTCGGGACACGCGGCAGAGCGTGGGAAACTGAGGCCCGGAGCAGGCTCCGGCGGGATGCCAGCGCTCCGGACGTGCCGGCCGGGGAACTGCTCCGAGCTTCTCCGGGCTGCGTGGAGGCAGCAGGCGCGGTCTGAAGGAACGACATCCACAGGGACGAGGAATACTCCTCCCGGGATTTCCAACCCCTGAACCGCAAAGTGCAGCCATGTTCCCACAGCAAACGCCCAGCTTGGGAGCGCGGACGCCCTTTTCCACCAAATCCTCCTTTACCTGCAATTtggacacagccagcagcctatTTCGGGCCGGGGCGGGAGAGTTCTCACCTTCACGAGGAAGCTGCCGTCCTTCTCCTGCGTGACCATGACCACCGAGTCGTGGAGCTTCTCGTCGAAGCGCACGTGGCCGTGGGCCCCCTCAGCGGGCTGGCTGGGGGCAAAGCGCACGCCGCCCGCCTTCGCCTTGGCGCCTGCGCGGGGACGAGAGAGGACAGAGGCCCCCGTCACGCTGCCGCCCGGGACCCCCGGACCCCCGGCAAGGACAGGACGGTGCAGCTTTCCGCCCGCCCACGGTGAACCCGCTGCCCGGCCACGGCGAGTGCATCCATCCGGCAGCGCGCGCGGAGCAGATTGCTGCCTCCTCAAAGAAAAGGCTCTTTGTGCCTCCGCGGGCTCCCTAAATCGCTGAAATGCAACAGAATTAATAACTCGGCCTTGTTCAGCCTGAGCGGCTTGGCAAAACCCGCCGCTCCGCATGGAAGAATGGGAAAAAAGGATCCAAACGCTTGCAGGGCGACGCGAGCGCACGCAGCCACCTCGCTGGGGGACGGGAACGGGGATGGGGCCGTTCCCAGCTGGGGATGGGCGGGATGCGCTGCCGGGAGCCGGGTGCTGCTCTCCCAGTGCCAGGCTGCGAGACGGGTCGAGCCAAGACTTGGGTGGATCCCGTGCGGATCCCCAGCGCCAGCTGGGAAACGCGGGCTGCAGCGCCGATGCCCCACGCGGGCACTCGAAAGCCCGCCTGGAAAACAGGCGCTGGCGAGGGAGCGAACCCCACCAGCGGGCGGGTGCCGGCCGCGCACGGTGAGTCAGCCAGCAAAGAAATCGGATTAGGGATGAAATTCAATTGTGCATCTTCCACGCATCCAAGCGGCAAGGGAGAGGCGAGGCAGGGAGTTGCTCACGCCGGCGGCTGTGTGAACCAGCCCAGGGCAGAATTGCAGAGGGGGGAAAACCGCCCCGAATCACTGCAGGAGGGTCCCCGAGACCCCCGAGACCTggcgcagctctgccctgctccgtAACGCCCGTGCCGCGGGGTCCTGGAGCCACGGGGGAGCTGTGGCTGCCCGCGGGCTCTATCGTGCTCAGGGTCCCCCGCGGTGgcacagggcaggagggacagcaagGGGCTCTGCACCCAGCCGACCTGGCGATACAGCACCCCGCAGGGCCACGCACGCGGGTCCGGGCTCCGCTGCCCAAGGTGGGCACAGAGCAGGACCAAAATGCCCCCGGGAACCCTGTGCAGCCAGGGCCAGGAAACGGCACTTGTCCAGAAGCCGGGAAGGGGCCACAAGCGATCCCAAGCCGTGGACAAAGCACCAGTGGTCGCGAGCCCTGGTGCTCTCACGGGGCCGGAAAGCTGCAGGCTCCCCGCCGAGCCGGACCAGCCGCCTGGACAAGTCTTTAACGCGGGAGGGAAAAGGCTCCGGGCTCAGAAAGCCCCTGGGGGCAAGGAATGACCCATCCCACGACCTGCTCGGGCAGCAGGGAAGGCGAGCGGGGAAGCGGAGGGATCGCGCTCGGCAGGAGCACAAAGAGCCGCGCGCTCTTTGtctgggcggcgcggcggcgagcAGGGCACCGCGCGCCCGCGTCCTTCCCAGGTCACCCGTCCCGGCACgccgcgggcaccgccgccgcgggaggACACCAAACTTCGCGGCGTGCCCCGGGGAGGCAGCCGGCTCTCCGCAAGCGGGCTGGCGTGCAGGAGAGGGGAGCGATGCGGGGACTCACCCTT
Protein-coding sequences here:
- the ADISSP gene encoding adipose-secreted signaling protein, whose translation is MATASKGAKAKAGGVRFAPSQPAEGAHGHVRFDEKLHDSVVMVTQEKDGSFLVKVGFLKILHKYEITFVLPPVQRLGKDVCAIPLPNLNLKVVSVAPVSEGYSVKCEYTAHKEGVLKEEMMLASETDDGACVRVVVQARVMDRHHGTPMLLDGVRCIGAELEYDSEQSDWHGFD